The following coding sequences lie in one Rutidosis leptorrhynchoides isolate AG116_Rl617_1_P2 chromosome 6, CSIRO_AGI_Rlap_v1, whole genome shotgun sequence genomic window:
- the LOC139855486 gene encoding uncharacterized protein isoform X1, giving the protein MFYCRKYVSPSGTELKTCTEVTRHLRAQPLIDVSGLSKEGEIGQINNGSCILPKSQIDEVPDSVHHEVTNNLSGTYDLYDVKIDSFIDCYPCGLKFDDMGGLEKHLTIFHKKTTRRLNLPTRDATQCTFEKMDLYQHAVIDHDEPQLDQVLSPQNEQSSFISRKIAKAQESVPIVNANIRFMTTCTWCNREFLCGPVDAETMAEAAGYMCPKCQKKACGVFETLKGES; this is encoded by the exons ATGTTTTACTGCCGGAAGTATGTCAG TCCTTCCGGCACGGAGTTGAAGACTTGCACGGAAGTAACACGTCATCTAAGAGCTCAACCTTTGATAGACGTGTCCGGTCTTTCCAAAGAAGGGGAGATAGGACAGATCAATAATGGTAGTTGTATACTTCCCAAATCT CAGATAGATGAAGTTCCCGATTCAGTTCATCATGAGGTAACAAATAACTTGTCCGGAACATATGATTTATATGATGTTAAAATAGACAGCTTTATTGATTGTTATCCATGCGGATTGAAGTTTGATGACATGGGTGGGCTTGAGAAGCACCTGACGATTTTTCACAAGAAAACCACCCGAAGATTGAATCTCCCCACCCGTGACGCAACACAATGTACCTTTGAGAAG ATGGACCTTTATCAGCATGCTGTTATTGACCATGATGAGCCACAGTTAGATCAAGTTCTTTCGCCGCAGAATGAGCAATCTTCATTTATTTCACGTAAGATAGCCAAAGCACAAGAATCAGTTCCTATCGTGAATGCTAATATCAGGTTCATGACAACATGTACATGGTGCAACAGAGAGTTCCTTTGTGGGCCCGTCGATGCTGAAACGATGGCTGAAGCAGCTGGATATATGTGTCCAAAATGCCAAAAGAAAGCATGTGGGGTCTTTGAAACTTTGAAAGGAGAATCATAA
- the LOC139855486 gene encoding uncharacterized protein isoform X5, with protein MFYCRKYVSPSGTELKTCTEVTRHLRAQPLIDVSGLSKEGEIGQINNGSCILPKSQIDEVPDSVHHEVTNNLSGTYDLYDVKIDSFIDCYPCGLKFDDMGGLEKHLTIFHKKTTRRLNLPTRDATQCTFEKMDLYQHAVIDHDEPQLDQVLSPQNEQSSFISQSSFVGPSMLKRWLKQLDICVQNAKRKHVGSLKL; from the exons ATGTTTTACTGCCGGAAGTATGTCAG TCCTTCCGGCACGGAGTTGAAGACTTGCACGGAAGTAACACGTCATCTAAGAGCTCAACCTTTGATAGACGTGTCCGGTCTTTCCAAAGAAGGGGAGATAGGACAGATCAATAATGGTAGTTGTATACTTCCCAAATCT CAGATAGATGAAGTTCCCGATTCAGTTCATCATGAGGTAACAAATAACTTGTCCGGAACATATGATTTATATGATGTTAAAATAGACAGCTTTATTGATTGTTATCCATGCGGATTGAAGTTTGATGACATGGGTGGGCTTGAGAAGCACCTGACGATTTTTCACAAGAAAACCACCCGAAGATTGAATCTCCCCACCCGTGACGCAACACAATGTACCTTTGAGAAG ATGGACCTTTATCAGCATGCTGTTATTGACCATGATGAGCCACAGTTAGATCAAGTTCTTTCGCCGCAGAATGAGCAATCTTCATTTATTTCAC AGAGTTCCTTTGTGGGCCCGTCGATGCTGAAACGATGGCTGAAGCAGCTGGATATATGTGTCCAAAATGCCAAAAGAAAGCATGTGGGGTCTTTGAAACTTTGA
- the LOC139855486 gene encoding uncharacterized protein isoform X3, producing the protein MFYCRKYVSPSGTELKTCTEVTRHLRAQPLIDVSGLSKEGEIGQINNGSCILPKSQIDEVPDSVHHEFDDMGGLEKHLTIFHKKTTRRLNLPTRDATQCTFEKMDLYQHAVIDHDEPQLDQVLSPQNEQSSFISRKIAKAQESVPIVNANIRFMTTCTWCNREFLCGPVDAETMAEAAGYMCPKCQKKACGVFETLKGES; encoded by the exons ATGTTTTACTGCCGGAAGTATGTCAG TCCTTCCGGCACGGAGTTGAAGACTTGCACGGAAGTAACACGTCATCTAAGAGCTCAACCTTTGATAGACGTGTCCGGTCTTTCCAAAGAAGGGGAGATAGGACAGATCAATAATGGTAGTTGTATACTTCCCAAATCT CAGATAGATGAAGTTCCCGATTCAGTTCATCATGAG TTTGATGACATGGGTGGGCTTGAGAAGCACCTGACGATTTTTCACAAGAAAACCACCCGAAGATTGAATCTCCCCACCCGTGACGCAACACAATGTACCTTTGAGAAG ATGGACCTTTATCAGCATGCTGTTATTGACCATGATGAGCCACAGTTAGATCAAGTTCTTTCGCCGCAGAATGAGCAATCTTCATTTATTTCACGTAAGATAGCCAAAGCACAAGAATCAGTTCCTATCGTGAATGCTAATATCAGGTTCATGACAACATGTACATGGTGCAACAGAGAGTTCCTTTGTGGGCCCGTCGATGCTGAAACGATGGCTGAAGCAGCTGGATATATGTGTCCAAAATGCCAAAAGAAAGCATGTGGGGTCTTTGAAACTTTGAAAGGAGAATCATAA
- the LOC139855486 gene encoding uncharacterized protein isoform X2 — protein sequence MFYCRKYVSPSGTELKTCTEVTRHLRAQPLIDVSGLSKEGEIGQINNGSCILPKSIDEVPDSVHHEVTNNLSGTYDLYDVKIDSFIDCYPCGLKFDDMGGLEKHLTIFHKKTTRRLNLPTRDATQCTFEKMDLYQHAVIDHDEPQLDQVLSPQNEQSSFISRKIAKAQESVPIVNANIRFMTTCTWCNREFLCGPVDAETMAEAAGYMCPKCQKKACGVFETLKGES from the exons ATGTTTTACTGCCGGAAGTATGTCAG TCCTTCCGGCACGGAGTTGAAGACTTGCACGGAAGTAACACGTCATCTAAGAGCTCAACCTTTGATAGACGTGTCCGGTCTTTCCAAAGAAGGGGAGATAGGACAGATCAATAATGGTAGTTGTATACTTCCCAAATCT ATAGATGAAGTTCCCGATTCAGTTCATCATGAGGTAACAAATAACTTGTCCGGAACATATGATTTATATGATGTTAAAATAGACAGCTTTATTGATTGTTATCCATGCGGATTGAAGTTTGATGACATGGGTGGGCTTGAGAAGCACCTGACGATTTTTCACAAGAAAACCACCCGAAGATTGAATCTCCCCACCCGTGACGCAACACAATGTACCTTTGAGAAG ATGGACCTTTATCAGCATGCTGTTATTGACCATGATGAGCCACAGTTAGATCAAGTTCTTTCGCCGCAGAATGAGCAATCTTCATTTATTTCACGTAAGATAGCCAAAGCACAAGAATCAGTTCCTATCGTGAATGCTAATATCAGGTTCATGACAACATGTACATGGTGCAACAGAGAGTTCCTTTGTGGGCCCGTCGATGCTGAAACGATGGCTGAAGCAGCTGGATATATGTGTCCAAAATGCCAAAAGAAAGCATGTGGGGTCTTTGAAACTTTGAAAGGAGAATCATAA
- the LOC139855486 gene encoding uncharacterized protein isoform X4, with protein MFYCRKYVSPSGTELKTCTEVTRHLRAQPLIDVSGLSKEGEIGQINNGSCILPKSIDEVPDSVHHEFDDMGGLEKHLTIFHKKTTRRLNLPTRDATQCTFEKMDLYQHAVIDHDEPQLDQVLSPQNEQSSFISRKIAKAQESVPIVNANIRFMTTCTWCNREFLCGPVDAETMAEAAGYMCPKCQKKACGVFETLKGES; from the exons ATGTTTTACTGCCGGAAGTATGTCAG TCCTTCCGGCACGGAGTTGAAGACTTGCACGGAAGTAACACGTCATCTAAGAGCTCAACCTTTGATAGACGTGTCCGGTCTTTCCAAAGAAGGGGAGATAGGACAGATCAATAATGGTAGTTGTATACTTCCCAAATCT ATAGATGAAGTTCCCGATTCAGTTCATCATGAG TTTGATGACATGGGTGGGCTTGAGAAGCACCTGACGATTTTTCACAAGAAAACCACCCGAAGATTGAATCTCCCCACCCGTGACGCAACACAATGTACCTTTGAGAAG ATGGACCTTTATCAGCATGCTGTTATTGACCATGATGAGCCACAGTTAGATCAAGTTCTTTCGCCGCAGAATGAGCAATCTTCATTTATTTCACGTAAGATAGCCAAAGCACAAGAATCAGTTCCTATCGTGAATGCTAATATCAGGTTCATGACAACATGTACATGGTGCAACAGAGAGTTCCTTTGTGGGCCCGTCGATGCTGAAACGATGGCTGAAGCAGCTGGATATATGTGTCCAAAATGCCAAAAGAAAGCATGTGGGGTCTTTGAAACTTTGAAAGGAGAATCATAA
- the LOC139853535 gene encoding uncharacterized protein: MDRIMMLTRSKKWDDLDKLMAGVDSGWVLCGNFNEKGIGSLPLAPSGWYCRLWPETFQNFDEWLNRYGIDSVISEGWNKEVSGFRKDCIFRDKLKNVKTELRGWSKKEFGKLDEEILTLKNITHNWELKAESGTLSENDRMCWLESRKKWLAKEKIKVGMLRQKARVRWILDGDENSKYFHSTIWRKLNKNNIRGLLINGHLCENPKEIKENIHDHFKKIFSSNQACRPYLLLCNRPAGSGAAFRVTMASNGRPGLSGGPVTADTAGLFTVPVSLKDHRAVGPGQFNSDGPAQAVTWPDLLHISHENANMLEFVFTENEVWDAIKGCGSTKAPVPDGFNLRFYKKYWQDIKVDLMQAIEEFWSSGRISNGCNASFITLVPKRHDPSALNDYRPISLIGSYYKIIAKLLSNRLRKVIPNLVGFEQSAFIKGRNILDGALIANETLNFLKHNRLKSLIFKVDFEKAFDCLNWDYLMEIMEIMGFGSKWRGWILSCLKSASVSILVNGSPTSEFNLERGVRQGDTLSPFLFIIAAEGLNVLTKRAVLTKRFLVVEIGSEKIHISHLQYADDTILFGEWSILNLRNLFKLLKCFELSSGLKVNYLKSTLYGVGIKEAEINNMASLFGCKSGSFPFTYLGLPVGGKMNKLESWNPVFDKFSKRLSDWKARTVSYGGRLTLVKSVLNSLPLYYFSLFRAPPCVVKKLESVRRSSIDELGISFRNSFIRKVGNGNTTSFWNDLWVGNVEFKNRFKRLAHLETNLESTVGSRVLGTGAEQRFNGSWIREPSGRAKGELEELQGLLRSVILQSDKPDSWCWNMCNSGTFKTKILAEHIDSKILHVNSSSSSETIRNSLVPKKVEVFIWRVLKGRIPVLIELDKRGVDLNSVRCPTCDNDIENINHFILSCDKTRDVWAKIFDWWAVPRPQNLTVRSLVDGSTGSLGSDVGRDVWQAVIWTSVYLLWKYRNEKVFKNKCWNVPVAVCEIQVKSFEWVVRRCKGKDIDWNRWLHNPCNIFS; encoded by the exons ATGGACCGCATAATGATGTTGACAAGAAGTAAAAAGTGGGATGATCTTGATAAATTGATGGCGGGGGTTGATTCGGGTTGGGTTTTATGTGGGAATTTTAATGAG AAAGGAATCGGATCATTGCCCCTTGCTCCTTCGGGATGGTATTGTAGACTTTGGCCCGAAACCTTTCAAAATTTTGATGAGTGGTTAAATAGATATGGCATTGATAGTGTTATTTCCGAGGGTTGGAATAAGGAGGTTAGTGGATTTAGGAAAGATTGCATCTTCCGTGATAAACTCAAAAATGTGAAAACCGAGCTAAGAGGGTGGAGTAAAAAGGAATTTGGTAAACTTGACGAAGAGATATTGACATTGAAAAATATTACCCATAATTGGGAATTGAAGGCGGAAAGTGGTACCCTTTCCGAAAATGATCGAATGTGTTGGTTGGAGTCCCGTAAGAAGTGGCTAGCAAAAGAAAAAATCAAAGTGGGAATGTTAAGGCAAAAGGCAAGGGTCCGTTGGATACTTGATGGGGACGAGAACTCCAAATATTTTCACTCAACCATATGGCGAAAACTCAATAAAAACAATATTAGGGGATTACTAATTAATGGTCATTTGTGTGAAAATCCGAAGGAAATCAAAGAAAATATTCATGACCACTTTAAGAAGATATTTAGTTCGAATCAGGCCTGTAGACCTTACCTTCTGCTTTGCAACAGACCTGCTGGTTCAGGAGCCGCCTTTCGTGTTACCATGGCATCTAATGGTAGGCCTGGACTTTCTGGTGGGCCTGTAACAGCCGACACTGCTGGCCTGTTTACTGTTCCCGTTAGTCTGAAAGATCATAGGGCTGTTGGGCCAGGCCAGTTTAACTCTGATGGGCCTGCACAAGCTGTTACCTGGCCTGATCTGTTACATATTTCGCATGAGAATGCCAACATGCTGGAATTTGTCTTCACTGAAAACGAAGTCTGGGATGCAATTAAAGGTTGCGGGAGTACGAAAGCACCCGTTCCGGACGGGTTCAACTTGCggttttataaaaaatattggCAAGACATCAAAGTTGATTTAATGCAAGCTATAGAGGAGTTTTGGAGTTCGGGCAGGATATCAAACGGATGCAACGCTTCCTTCATCACCTTAGTACCCAAAAGGCACGACCCATCGGCGCTTAATGATTATCGACCTATTAGTCTAATTGGGAGTTACTACAAAATCATCGCGAAGCTACTCTCTAATAGACTTAGAAAGGTTATCCCAAACCTTGTAGGTTTCGAGCAAAGTGCGTTCATAAAAGGTAGGAATATTCTTGATGGAGCCTTGATTGCGAATGAAACTTTAAACTTCTTAAAGCATAACCGGTTAAAGAGTTTAATTTTCAAAGTTGACTTTGAGAAGGCGTTTGATTGCTTGAATTGGGATTACTTAATGGAGATCATGGAAATAATGGGGTTTGGATCCAAATGGAGAGGTTGGATCCTTTCTTGTCTCAAGTCGGCCTCGGTCTCGATTCTTGTTAATGGCTCACCCACGAGCGAATTTAATTTAGAAAGAGGGGTTCGACAAGGAGACACGTTATCACCGTTCCTTTTCATAATCGCGGCCGAAGGATTAAACGTTTTAACCAAACGTGCAGTCCTTACTAAAAGATTTTTAGTTGTTGAAATTGGCTCCGAGAAAATCCATATCTCGCACCTTCAATATGCGGACGACACGATCTTGTTTGGGGAATGGAGCATACTAAACCTTCGTAACCTTTTCAAACTCCTAAAATGCTTTGAGCTCTCCTCGGGACTAAAAGTCAACTATCTTAAAAGCACATTGTACGGAGTTGGGATTAAGGAAGCTGAAATAAATAACATGGCTTCTTTATTTGGGTGCAAGTCCGGCTCCTTTCCTTTCACATACCTTGGCCTTCCGGTTGGTGGTAAAATGAATAAACTTGAAAGTTGGAACCCGGTTTTTGATAAGTTCTCTAAAAGACTCTCGGATTGGAAAGCACGTACGGTGTCATACGGTGGACGCTTGACCCTTGTTAAATCAGTGTTGAATAGCCTCccgttgtactacttctcgctcttcCGTGCCCCGCCGTGTGTGGTAAAAAAACTTGAGAGTGTAAGAC GATCTAGTATTGATGAGCTTGGAATCTCCTTTAGGAACTCGTTTATCAGGAAGGTTGGCAATGGGAACACGACGTCTTTTTGGAATGATCTTTGGGTTGGGAATGTTGAGTTTAAAAATAGGTTCAAGCGACTTGCTCATTTGGAAACAAACCTAGAGTCTACGGTTGGATCTAGGGTGCTGGGAACGGGTGCAGAACAGAGGTTTAATGGGAGCTGGATACGCGAACCTTCAGGTCGGGCAAAGGGTGAACTAGAGGAGCTTCAGGGGCTGCTGCGTTCGGTTATCTTACAGTCGGACAAACCTGACTCTTGGTGCTGGAACATGTGCAATTCAGGTACCTTCAAAACCAAGATCCTTGCGGAACATATTGATTCAAAAATTCTTCATGTGAACTCCTCTTCTTCTTCGGAAACTATACGCAACTCACTTGTTCCCAAGAAAGTTGAAGTGTTTATATGGAGGGTTTTAAAAGGAAGGATCCCGGTGTTAATTGAGTTAGATAAGAGGGGAGTTGATCTAAATTCGGTACGTTGTCCTACTTGTGATAATGATATCGAAAACATCAACCACTTCATCTTGTCATGTGATAAAACTCGTGATGTCTGGGCGAAAATCTTCGATTGGTGGGCGGTTCCAAGACCTCAAAACTTAACTGTTAGATCGCTCGTTGATGGGAGTACGGGCTCACTTGGGTCGGATGTGGGTCGTGATGTTTGGCAAGCGGTAATATGGACAAGCGTGTATCTTTTGTGGAAATATCGTAATGAGAAGGTTTTCAAAAATAAATGTTGGAACGTGCCGGTTGCGGTTTGTGAAATCCAAGTCAAAAGCTTCGAGTGGGTGGTGAGGAGATGCAAAGGAAAGGATATCGATTGGAATAGATGGTTGCATAATCCTTGTAATATTTTTTCATAA